A DNA window from Enterobacter asburiae contains the following coding sequences:
- a CDS encoding methionine ABC transporter ATP-binding protein → MIVLRNISKVFDNGKVALTAVDNVNLTIEQGQIYGIIGYSGAGKSTLIRLLNGLEKPSAGSVTINGQDISAAKGEALRQARLKISMVFQHFNLLWSRTVSENIAFSMQIAGVPKASIKARVAELVELVGLKGRENAYPSQLSGGQKQRVGIARALANSPDVLLCDEATSALDPQTTDQILDLLLDINRRFRLTIVLITHEMHVVRKICDRVAVMENGKVVEEGDVLSVFTHPQQPITQQFVRQVSQYAEEETFNTELANDLEGTVIRLTFTGHSTHKPIVGELTLRYGLPFNILHGKMTQTAHGVFGQLWVNVVASDEQLNNILADLQHSDIEGEVIKHG, encoded by the coding sequence ATGATCGTACTCAGGAATATTTCGAAGGTTTTTGACAACGGAAAGGTCGCGCTGACTGCCGTTGATAACGTCAATTTGACGATAGAACAGGGACAGATTTACGGAATTATCGGCTACAGCGGAGCCGGGAAAAGCACGCTGATTCGTCTGCTGAATGGCCTGGAAAAACCCAGCGCCGGAAGCGTGACCATTAACGGGCAGGATATCTCTGCGGCCAAGGGTGAAGCGCTGCGCCAGGCGCGCCTGAAAATCAGCATGGTGTTCCAGCACTTCAACCTGCTGTGGTCGCGCACGGTGAGCGAGAATATCGCTTTCTCGATGCAAATCGCCGGTGTGCCAAAAGCCAGCATCAAGGCGCGCGTCGCCGAGCTGGTGGAGCTGGTTGGCCTGAAGGGGCGCGAGAATGCGTACCCGTCCCAGCTGAGCGGCGGGCAAAAGCAGCGCGTCGGCATTGCGCGCGCTTTGGCTAACAGCCCTGACGTGCTGCTCTGCGATGAAGCCACGTCCGCGCTCGACCCGCAGACCACCGATCAGATCCTCGATCTGCTGCTGGATATTAACCGCCGCTTCAGGCTGACCATCGTGCTGATCACCCACGAGATGCACGTGGTACGCAAAATCTGCGACCGCGTGGCGGTGATGGAGAACGGTAAAGTGGTGGAAGAGGGCGACGTGCTGAGCGTCTTTACCCATCCGCAGCAGCCGATTACGCAGCAGTTTGTCCGTCAGGTGAGCCAGTACGCCGAGGAAGAAACCTTCAATACCGAACTGGCAAACGATTTGGAAGGCACGGTCATCAGGCTGACCTTTACCGGGCACAGCACCCATAAGCCGATTGTGGGTGAACTGACCCTGCGCTACGGCCTGCCGTTTAACATCCTGCACGGGAAAATGACGCAAACCGCCCACGGGGTGTTTGGTCAGCTCTGGGTAAATGTCGTGGCATCCGATGAACAACTGAACAATATCCTCGCCGACCTGCAGCACAGCGATATTGAAGGCGAGGTGATTAAACATGGCTGA